From Rhodoferax sp. AJA081-3, the proteins below share one genomic window:
- a CDS encoding S9 family peptidase, giving the protein MKNTAYRLFKKPFFGRFVKPWRWPEQADRQHWQRLQIASESGATLSALLGPAHTAKVKGAVLMSHPMGVVAKGFWMKYGHSEMLRRAGYHVMVFDLNGFGESTSTTMDYPLDVLAAGQALQARYPDLSVAVLGASMGAAMSVCAMAQPHHPFKAAVLESAFPTLLHFWRRYPVPKLGIQLSKLFYPAGERSLRPTYAAEHLVGSPNLLLIYGESDEFTPVEDGKLLWRTLEQKTHTEFWQVPNAEHTHAFAAHPVPYAEKVIGFLDAHLGAESGARCN; this is encoded by the coding sequence ATGAAAAACACCGCCTATCGACTGTTCAAAAAGCCCTTTTTTGGTCGCTTTGTCAAACCCTGGCGTTGGCCAGAGCAGGCTGATCGGCAGCATTGGCAGCGATTGCAGATTGCAAGCGAATCCGGGGCTACTCTTTCTGCCTTGTTAGGGCCTGCACACACTGCGAAGGTCAAAGGTGCGGTGTTGATGTCGCACCCGATGGGGGTCGTGGCCAAAGGCTTCTGGATGAAATACGGGCATAGCGAAATGCTGCGTCGGGCTGGCTACCACGTGATGGTGTTTGACTTGAATGGCTTTGGTGAAAGCACCTCGACCACCATGGACTATCCATTGGACGTACTGGCCGCCGGGCAGGCTTTGCAAGCGCGATACCCGGACTTGTCGGTAGCGGTTCTGGGCGCCTCGATGGGGGCGGCCATGAGTGTGTGCGCCATGGCGCAGCCCCATCATCCTTTTAAGGCGGCCGTTCTGGAGTCTGCGTTTCCGACCCTGTTGCACTTTTGGCGTCGTTATCCCGTTCCGAAGTTGGGTATTCAGCTTTCCAAATTGTTCTATCCCGCCGGTGAGCGCAGCTTGCGCCCCACCTACGCCGCCGAACATCTGGTGGGCAGCCCAAATCTCTTGTTGATTTATGGCGAGTCCGATGAATTTACCCCGGTCGAAGACGGCAAGTTGTTGTGGCGCACCCTGGAACAAAAGACCCACACTGAATTCTGGCAAGTTCCAAACGCTGAACATACACATGCCTTTGCAGCGCATCCGGTCCCGTACGCCGAAAAGGTGATTGGGTTCCTGGATGCGCATCTTGGCGCAGAAAGTGGAGCGCGCTGCAACTAA
- a CDS encoding GlxA family transcriptional regulator → MHITVLMADQCSATSVAATLEFFETANVLHRHAGGKNVRTHVDRANLFKVKTASVDGRAVTCTGGLLLTPDKAFADVHNPQLIIVPGFMFNILGVLPSLNTMVQWLQQQHQRGSYIASMCTGAFVTAQAGLLDGRCATTHWAFSEQFAQRFPLVNLQTERTVTEDGQIMCSGGSTSGTDLLLHLIRKFASPQLAAECAKKLLVDISARSQTPYACTTFKKNHTDAEILRIQIWLENRIGTSITMEQVADEFGLSIRNFIRRFKAATDQTPILYLQNLRIEKAKHLLESSQLAFDQITQKVGYEDGNSFRRLFKQRVGLVPSTYRKRFENVRSEQPLESSPL, encoded by the coding sequence ATGCACATCACGGTATTGATGGCCGATCAATGTTCTGCGACCAGCGTCGCCGCCACCCTGGAATTTTTTGAAACTGCCAACGTGCTGCATCGCCACGCAGGCGGCAAAAATGTCCGAACCCATGTGGACCGGGCCAACTTGTTCAAGGTTAAAACTGCCTCGGTAGACGGCCGGGCCGTCACGTGCACTGGCGGACTTCTATTGACACCCGATAAGGCCTTTGCCGATGTACACAACCCGCAGCTCATCATTGTTCCGGGGTTCATGTTCAATATCTTGGGCGTACTGCCATCGCTGAACACAATGGTTCAATGGTTGCAACAGCAGCATCAACGGGGCAGCTATATCGCCAGCATGTGTACGGGAGCCTTCGTGACCGCCCAGGCAGGATTGTTGGATGGTCGCTGCGCCACGACACACTGGGCCTTTAGTGAGCAGTTTGCCCAACGCTTCCCGCTAGTAAATTTGCAAACCGAGCGCACAGTGACAGAGGACGGCCAAATCATGTGTTCCGGTGGATCCACCAGTGGCACGGATCTATTGCTGCATTTGATTCGAAAATTTGCGTCGCCTCAATTGGCTGCCGAATGCGCAAAGAAGTTACTGGTGGATATTTCTGCGCGCAGCCAGACGCCCTATGCCTGCACTACATTCAAGAAAAATCACACCGACGCTGAAATCTTGCGCATTCAAATCTGGCTGGAAAATCGCATTGGCACCAGCATCACGATGGAGCAGGTAGCGGACGAATTTGGTCTGAGCATTCGCAACTTCATCCGCCGATTTAAAGCGGCAACCGATCAAACCCCTATCCTCTACCTGCAGAACCTGCGGATTGAAAAGGCCAAACATCTACTGGAAAGTAGCCAACTGGCGTTCGACCAGATTACCCAAAAGGTGGGTTATGAAGATGGGAATTCGTTTCGGCGGCTGTTCAAACAGAGGGTAGGTTTGGTACCCAGCACTTACCGCAAGCGGTTTGAGAATGTTCGCAGCGAACAGCCCCTGGAAAGTTCGCCCCTCTGA
- the mdeB gene encoding alpha-ketoglutarate dehydrogenase, whose protein sequence is MNTTSHIPTPPVDADPTETAEWTQAFQSVVATHGAERARFVLDQLVRLAHTAQVGWSPELATPYVNTIPVDQQGTFPGDLAIEEKLASLMRWNALAMVARANGAYGELGGHIASYASAADLFEVGFNHFFKGSRSGDLVFFQPHSAPGVYARAFLEGRLTENDLAHYRQEITAPDQGARGLSSYPHPWLMPDFWQFPTGSMGIGPISSIYHARFMRYLSHRQLLDCAGRKVWGVFGDGEMDEPESMSALTLASREKLDNLVWVVNCNLQRLDGPVRGNGRIIDELEKLFRGAGWNVIKLVWGSDWDGLFARDTTGALVQAFANTVDGQMQTFAAKDGRFNRDSFFGQNEALKQLAQGMTDEQIDRLKRGGHDIVKIHAAYAAAAQHSGQPTVILAHTKKGYGMGQAGQGKMTTHSQKKLDEAALIEFRNRFNLPLTDAQAANLEFFKPADDSAEMRYLHTKRTQLGGYLPRRETAADVVPVPALTSYAAFATAAAGKEMSTTMAFVRMLGNLLKDKELGPRIVPIVADEARTFGMANLFKQVGIYSSVGQRYEPEDIGSVLSYREAMDGQILEEGISEAGAIASWTAAATSYSVHGLAMLPFYIYYSMFGFQRVGDAIWAAADQRSRGFLLGATSGRTTLGGEGLQHQDGSSHLVAATIPNCKAYDPAFAGEMAVIVDHGMREMLVEQKDVFYYVTLMNENYAQPDLPVGSEADVVKGCYKFSSYSASTDGGYGHKSLKVVTLLGSGAILTEVVKAAQLLAAQGVEVTVYSVTSWSELARDGRDSLQRQMAGDATAPVPFIEQQLQGSAGPIVAATDYVCAVPESVRAFLPADRSYLTLGTDGFGRSDTRAALRGYFGVDAASILRAALGQVA, encoded by the coding sequence ATGAATACCACCTCGCACATCCCCACGCCCCCTGTCGACGCCGATCCCACTGAAACCGCGGAGTGGACACAAGCCTTCCAGTCCGTGGTTGCCACCCACGGCGCCGAGCGCGCGCGGTTTGTGCTGGACCAACTGGTGCGCCTGGCGCACACGGCGCAGGTCGGCTGGTCACCCGAGCTGGCCACGCCGTATGTGAACACCATCCCCGTAGACCAGCAGGGGACCTTCCCCGGTGACCTGGCGATTGAGGAAAAACTGGCGTCGCTGATGCGCTGGAACGCGCTGGCCATGGTGGCCCGCGCGAATGGCGCTTACGGAGAGCTGGGTGGACACATCGCCAGCTACGCCAGTGCCGCGGATTTGTTCGAGGTGGGCTTTAACCACTTCTTCAAAGGTTCACGTAGTGGTGACCTGGTGTTCTTCCAACCCCACAGTGCACCAGGCGTGTATGCGCGGGCCTTTCTGGAAGGGCGGTTGACCGAGAACGACCTGGCCCACTACCGGCAAGAGATCACCGCGCCCGACCAGGGTGCCCGCGGCCTGTCCAGCTACCCGCACCCCTGGCTGATGCCCGACTTCTGGCAGTTCCCCACGGGCTCCATGGGCATTGGCCCCATCAGCTCCATCTACCACGCACGTTTCATGCGTTACCTGTCGCACCGCCAGTTGCTGGACTGCGCCGGTCGCAAGGTGTGGGGCGTGTTTGGCGATGGCGAGATGGACGAGCCGGAGAGCATGAGCGCGTTGACGCTCGCAAGCCGCGAAAAGCTGGACAACCTGGTCTGGGTCGTCAACTGCAACCTGCAGCGCCTGGACGGCCCGGTGCGGGGCAATGGCCGCATCATCGACGAGCTGGAGAAGTTGTTTCGCGGCGCAGGCTGGAACGTCATCAAACTCGTCTGGGGCAGCGACTGGGATGGCCTGTTTGCCCGCGACACCACCGGCGCCCTGGTGCAGGCCTTTGCCAACACCGTGGACGGCCAGATGCAGACCTTTGCCGCGAAAGACGGCCGCTTCAACCGCGACAGTTTCTTCGGCCAGAACGAAGCGCTGAAGCAACTGGCCCAGGGCATGACGGACGAGCAAATCGACCGCCTCAAGCGCGGCGGCCACGACATCGTCAAGATCCACGCCGCCTATGCCGCGGCCGCGCAACACAGTGGTCAGCCCACCGTGATCCTGGCCCACACCAAGAAGGGTTATGGCATGGGCCAGGCCGGCCAGGGCAAGATGACCACCCACAGCCAAAAGAAGCTGGACGAAGCCGCGCTGATCGAATTCCGCAACCGCTTCAACCTGCCACTGACCGACGCGCAGGCCGCGAATCTCGAATTCTTCAAACCCGCAGACGACAGTGCCGAGATGCGCTACCTGCACACCAAGCGCACCCAACTGGGCGGCTACCTGCCACGCCGCGAGACGGCGGCTGACGTTGTGCCCGTGCCTGCGCTCACCAGCTACGCAGCCTTTGCCACGGCGGCTGCTGGCAAGGAAATGTCCACGACGATGGCCTTTGTGCGCATGCTGGGCAATCTGCTGAAAGACAAGGAACTGGGGCCACGCATCGTGCCCATCGTCGCCGATGAGGCGCGCACCTTCGGCATGGCCAACCTGTTCAAGCAGGTCGGCATCTACTCCAGCGTAGGCCAGCGTTACGAGCCGGAAGACATTGGCTCGGTGCTGAGCTACCGCGAAGCCATGGACGGGCAGATTCTGGAAGAAGGCATCAGCGAGGCCGGTGCTATCGCCAGCTGGACGGCTGCCGCCACCAGCTACAGCGTGCACGGCCTGGCCATGCTGCCGTTCTACATCTACTACTCCATGTTCGGCTTCCAGCGTGTGGGCGACGCCATCTGGGCCGCAGCGGACCAGCGTTCGCGTGGCTTCCTGCTGGGCGCAACATCGGGCCGCACGACACTGGGCGGCGAGGGCTTGCAGCACCAGGACGGCAGCAGTCACCTGGTGGCGGCCACGATACCCAATTGCAAGGCTTACGACCCGGCCTTTGCCGGTGAGATGGCCGTCATTGTTGACCACGGCATGCGTGAGATGCTGGTCGAGCAGAAAGACGTTTTCTACTACGTCACGCTGATGAACGAGAACTACGCCCAGCCCGACCTGCCTGTAGGTTCGGAGGCCGATGTGGTTAAGGGTTGCTATAAATTCAGTAGCTATTCAGCTAGTACCGACGGGGGCTATGGCCACAAATCGCTTAAGGTAGTTACGCTGCTGGGCTCTGGTGCCATCCTGACCGAGGTGGTCAAGGCCGCGCAATTGCTGGCCGCACAAGGCGTAGAGGTGACTGTGTACAGCGTCACCAGCTGGAGCGAACTGGCCCGTGATGGCCGCGACAGCCTGCAACGCCAAATGGCCGGCGACGCGACCGCCCCCGTGCCGTTTATCGAGCAGCAGTTGCAAGGCAGCGCCGGCCCCATCGTCGCCGCCACCGATTACGTCTGCGCCGTGCCGGAAAGCGTGCGCGCCTTCCTGCCTGCAGACCGCAGCTACCTCACGCTGGGCACCGACGGATTTGGCCGCAGTGACACGCGGGCCGCGTTGCGGGGCTACTTTGGGGTGGATGCGGCGAGTATTTTGCGGGCGGCGTTGGGGCAGGTGGCCTGA
- a CDS encoding methionine gamma-lyase yields the protein MKANDLPFDAIPPAAKPKAGGFSTRAIHWGYNPADHNGALVPPLYTSSTFAFPDVAYGARCFAGTEPGYFYTRISNPTLALLEARLASLEQGAGAVVFGSGMGAITATMWSMLEQGDEVLADITLYGCTFAFLNHGLTRFGVTVRHVDMTDPEQVAQAMGPKTKVVYCETPANPNMRLVDIAAVAAIAHQGGAKLIVDNTYCTPYLQQPLLLGADVSVHSMTKYLGGHGDLTAGAAVFADAELAKQVRLVGLKDMTGAVMSAQDAQLVMRGLKTLSLRMDRHCQSAQTVAELLEAHPATAVVHFPGLPSFSQHELAKHQMRQFGGMIAFELKGGMEAGMRFMDALQLVTRAVSLGDAESLAQHPASMTHSTYTPEERAACGISEGLVRLSIGLEDIEDIVADITQALRCVAVAQPA from the coding sequence ATGAAAGCCAACGACCTGCCCTTCGACGCTATCCCCCCAGCCGCCAAGCCCAAGGCCGGTGGTTTCAGCACCCGTGCCATCCATTGGGGCTACAACCCGGCCGACCACAATGGCGCCCTGGTGCCGCCGCTGTACACCTCGTCCACCTTTGCGTTCCCCGACGTCGCCTACGGTGCACGCTGTTTTGCCGGCACCGAGCCAGGTTACTTCTACACCCGCATTTCCAACCCCACGCTGGCCCTGCTGGAAGCGCGTCTGGCCAGCCTGGAGCAGGGCGCAGGTGCCGTGGTTTTTGGCTCGGGCATGGGCGCGATTACGGCCACCATGTGGTCCATGCTGGAGCAGGGCGACGAAGTGCTGGCCGACATCACGCTGTATGGCTGCACCTTTGCCTTTTTGAACCACGGCCTGACCCGTTTTGGCGTCACCGTGCGCCACGTGGACATGACCGACCCCGAGCAGGTGGCCCAGGCCATGGGTCCCAAGACCAAGGTGGTCTACTGCGAAACCCCGGCCAACCCCAATATGCGCCTGGTGGACATTGCCGCCGTGGCAGCCATCGCCCACCAGGGCGGTGCCAAACTGATCGTCGACAACACCTACTGCACACCCTACCTGCAACAGCCCCTGTTGCTGGGCGCCGACGTGTCCGTGCATTCCATGACCAAGTACCTGGGCGGCCACGGTGACCTGACCGCGGGTGCGGCCGTGTTTGCCGACGCCGAACTGGCCAAGCAGGTGCGCCTGGTGGGCCTGAAGGACATGACCGGTGCCGTGATGTCCGCACAGGATGCACAGTTGGTGATGCGTGGCCTGAAAACCTTGTCCCTGCGCATGGACCGCCACTGCCAAAGCGCACAAACCGTGGCCGAGCTGCTGGAAGCCCATCCCGCCACGGCCGTGGTGCATTTCCCCGGTCTGCCCAGCTTCTCCCAGCATGAACTGGCCAAGCACCAGATGCGCCAGTTCGGCGGCATGATCGCGTTTGAACTGAAGGGTGGTATGGAAGCTGGCATGCGTTTCATGGACGCGCTGCAACTGGTGACCCGCGCCGTGAGCCTGGGCGATGCCGAATCGCTGGCCCAACACCCAGCCAGCATGACCCACAGTACGTACACGCCCGAAGAGCGCGCGGCCTGTGGTATCAGCGAAGGCCTGGTTCGTTTGTCCATTGGGCTGGAAGATATCGAAGACATCGTGGCGGATATTACGCAGGCATTGCGCTGCGTTGCGGTGGCCCAGCCAGCCTAA
- a CDS encoding Lrp/AsnC family transcriptional regulator — MKPFDPTDKAILLALQRDARQTMAELAEHVSLSQSPCWRRVRQLEESGVIEGYHAALSRKHLGYGVTGFIHLQMQDHTAETTAAFEREVMALPQVVACHNLSGNYDYLIEAVEADLESFSTLVRNKIRCLPGVKEIATSFSLKEVKASGSLPVGT; from the coding sequence ATGAAGCCTTTTGACCCCACTGACAAGGCCATTTTGCTGGCCTTGCAGCGTGATGCACGCCAGACCATGGCCGAGTTGGCCGAACACGTTTCCCTGTCGCAGTCGCCGTGCTGGCGCCGCGTACGGCAGTTGGAAGAGTCCGGCGTGATCGAGGGTTACCACGCCGCGCTGAGCCGCAAACACCTAGGCTACGGCGTGACCGGTTTTATCCACTTGCAAATGCAGGACCACACGGCTGAGACCACTGCGGCCTTCGAGCGCGAGGTCATGGCCCTGCCCCAGGTTGTGGCATGCCACAACCTGTCGGGCAACTACGATTACCTGATCGAAGCGGTGGAGGCGGACCTGGAGAGTTTTTCCACCCTGGTGCGCAACAAGATCCGCTGCCTTCCGGGCGTGAAGGAAATTGCGACCAGCTTTTCGCTGAAGGAAGTGAAGGCCTCGGGCAGCCTGCCGGTGGGCACCTGA
- the trmB gene encoding tRNA (guanosine(46)-N7)-methyltransferase TrmB, with protein MSTQLPPSEPLEASATEGQTPAKPFMRTIKSFVKRAGRTTTGQAKAFEDLGPKFLLPYQQSAINFEAIYADFTGATAQNGLSHSPIVLEIGFGMGEATAHIAGVLPDTRFLCCEVHEPGVGALLKRIGEQNINNIRICAHDAVEVIDHMLPEKSLDGVHIFFPDPWHKTKHNKRRLIQSPLVAKLARRLKPGGYLHCATDWEPYAQQILEVLTAEPLLKNRALASNPELNGYAPKPHYRPLTKFENRGIKLGHGVWDLVFERI; from the coding sequence ATGAGCACCCAACTCCCCCCCAGCGAACCCCTCGAAGCATCCGCCACCGAAGGCCAAACGCCCGCCAAGCCCTTCATGCGCACCATCAAGAGTTTTGTGAAACGCGCCGGCCGCACCACCACCGGTCAGGCCAAGGCGTTTGAAGACCTGGGGCCCAAATTCCTGCTGCCCTACCAGCAAAGTGCTATCAATTTCGAAGCGATATATGCTGATTTCACGGGGGCTACAGCCCAGAATGGCTTAAGCCACTCCCCCATAGTCCTGGAAATCGGATTTGGCATGGGTGAGGCCACGGCCCACATTGCGGGTGTGCTGCCCGACACCCGTTTCCTGTGCTGCGAGGTGCACGAGCCTGGCGTGGGCGCGCTCTTGAAACGCATTGGCGAGCAGAACATCAACAACATCCGCATCTGTGCCCATGACGCGGTGGAGGTCATCGACCACATGCTGCCCGAAAAGAGCCTGGACGGTGTGCACATCTTCTTCCCCGACCCCTGGCACAAGACCAAACACAACAAGCGCCGCCTGATCCAGTCTCCGCTGGTGGCCAAACTGGCGCGCCGGCTCAAGCCGGGTGGCTATCTGCACTGCGCCACCGACTGGGAGCCCTATGCCCAGCAGATTCTGGAAGTGTTGACCGCCGAACCACTGTTGAAAAACCGCGCGCTGGCCTCCAACCCCGAGTTGAATGGCTACGCACCCAAGCCGCACTACCGCCCACTGACCAAGTTTGAGAACCGCGGCATCAAGCTGGGCCACGGTGTGTGGGACCTGGTGTTTGAGCGAATTTAG
- a CDS encoding pseudouridine synthase — MALHRPNAPPSRNGVGASCVVLPAGPWLTMHEGLVARFPGVPAALWLQRLQEGDVVDDHGQTIKPDTRYEAGRRLYYFRALAAEPRIPFEATILWQDEHLLVVDKPHFLPVVPSGKYLQETVLTRLKNALGIDALSPIHRIDRDTAGLVLFSKQVASRGAYQELFRTRQVDKTYECVAPWNPALPWPLRRESRIVPATHFMQQTEVDGAPNALTHITPIEVLGGLARYALKPVTGQRHQLRVHMAALGLPIVWDGIYPTLTPEGSADYGQPLQLLAQTIAFTDPITGARRQFSSQRQLRPLALLLA, encoded by the coding sequence ATGGCCCTGCACCGGCCTAACGCGCCCCCCAGCCGAAACGGCGTGGGCGCCAGTTGCGTGGTGCTTCCCGCCGGGCCGTGGTTGACGATGCACGAAGGTCTGGTTGCGCGCTTTCCCGGTGTACCCGCCGCACTCTGGCTGCAACGCCTGCAGGAAGGCGACGTGGTCGATGACCACGGCCAGACCATCAAGCCCGATACGCGGTACGAAGCCGGTCGGCGCCTGTACTACTTTCGCGCGCTGGCCGCCGAGCCCCGCATTCCGTTTGAGGCCACCATACTCTGGCAGGACGAACACCTGTTGGTCGTGGACAAGCCGCATTTTTTGCCGGTTGTGCCTTCGGGCAAGTACCTGCAGGAAACCGTGCTGACCCGCCTGAAAAACGCGCTGGGGATCGATGCACTTTCCCCCATCCACCGCATCGACCGCGACACCGCAGGCCTGGTGCTGTTCTCCAAACAGGTGGCCAGCCGAGGCGCTTACCAGGAGCTGTTTCGCACCCGTCAAGTGGACAAAACCTATGAATGTGTTGCGCCGTGGAACCCGGCTCTGCCCTGGCCACTGCGCCGTGAAAGCCGCATAGTGCCCGCGACCCATTTCATGCAACAAACCGAAGTGGACGGTGCGCCCAATGCGCTGACCCACATCACCCCCATCGAGGTGCTGGGCGGACTGGCCCGCTACGCGCTCAAACCCGTCACCGGCCAACGCCACCAGTTGCGCGTACACATGGCGGCGTTGGGCCTGCCCATCGTGTGGGACGGCATCTACCCGACCCTGACGCCCGAGGGCAGCGCGGACTATGGTCAGCCCCTGCAACTGCTGGCCCAGACCATTGCGTTTACCGACCCCATCACCGGCGCCAGACGCCAGTTCTCCAGCCAGCGCCAACTGCGGCCCTTGGCACTGTTATTGGCCTAA
- a CDS encoding methyl-accepting chemotaxis protein, which translates to MFRLQSVTIAQRLGLLIASSIFGIVVLSALFLWSERTLVMEERQLGVRQTVETAHGMVAHFHAQVAAGKMPEDEAKQRALAALKALRYSGNEYFWVNDMSPKMVMHPIRPELDGKDLSDNKDPTGQRLFVEFVKVVKAQGAGYVAYMWPKPGSDKPVQKASYVKGFEPWGWIIGSGVYVDTVDTAIGKRLLNAGMGTVVLAAMLLGLSVLITRSILRQLGGEPAAAADLTHRIAQGDLTVNITLKPNDDSSLLHAIEGMRGSFAGIVGQVRSGSESVATASAEIAQGNNDLSARTEQQASALEETAASMEELGSTVKQNADSARQANQLAQSASTVAVKGGEVVGQVVETMKGINDASRKIADIISVIDGIAFQTNILALNAAVEAARAGEQGRGFAVVASEVRSLAGRSAEAAKEIKQLINASVERVEKGTALVDQAGETMTEVVSSIKRVTDIMGEISAASNEQSMGVSQVGEAVTQMDQATQQNAALVEEMAAAASSLKGQAQDLVQVVAVFKLRSDGGGHSGRTSTPGGSAPRLPR; encoded by the coding sequence ATGTTCCGTCTGCAGTCCGTCACCATCGCCCAGCGCCTGGGCCTGCTGATTGCCAGCTCCATCTTTGGCATTGTGGTGCTCAGCGCCCTCTTCCTCTGGAGCGAGCGAACGCTTGTCATGGAAGAGCGCCAACTGGGTGTGCGCCAGACGGTGGAGACCGCCCACGGCATGGTGGCGCACTTCCACGCCCAGGTCGCTGCCGGCAAGATGCCCGAGGACGAGGCCAAGCAGCGTGCGCTGGCAGCCCTGAAGGCCTTGCGCTACAGCGGCAATGAGTATTTCTGGGTCAACGACATGAGCCCCAAGATGGTCATGCACCCCATACGCCCCGAACTGGATGGCAAAGACCTGAGTGACAACAAGGACCCCACGGGCCAGCGTCTGTTTGTGGAGTTCGTCAAGGTCGTCAAGGCCCAGGGCGCGGGTTATGTGGCCTACATGTGGCCCAAGCCGGGCAGCGACAAGCCAGTGCAGAAAGCCTCGTATGTCAAAGGATTCGAGCCCTGGGGCTGGATCATCGGGTCGGGTGTGTATGTGGACACCGTCGATACGGCCATTGGCAAACGCCTGCTGAATGCCGGTATGGGCACCGTGGTGCTGGCCGCCATGCTCTTGGGCCTGAGTGTGCTGATCACCCGCAGCATTCTGCGCCAGCTGGGGGGTGAACCTGCCGCCGCAGCCGACCTGACCCACCGCATCGCCCAGGGCGACCTGACGGTGAACATAACACTCAAGCCCAACGACGACTCCAGCCTTTTGCACGCCATCGAAGGCATGCGCGGGAGTTTTGCCGGCATCGTGGGCCAGGTGCGCAGTGGCTCGGAAAGTGTGGCCACGGCCAGTGCCGAAATCGCCCAGGGCAATAACGACCTCTCTGCGCGCACCGAACAACAGGCCAGCGCGCTGGAAGAGACCGCCGCCTCCATGGAAGAGCTGGGCTCCACCGTCAAACAAAACGCCGACAGCGCCCGCCAGGCCAACCAGCTGGCCCAAAGCGCCTCCACCGTGGCGGTCAAAGGGGGCGAAGTTGTGGGTCAGGTGGTGGAGACCATGAAGGGCATCAACGACGCCTCGCGCAAGATCGCCGACATCATCAGCGTCATCGACGGCATTGCCTTCCAGACCAATATCCTGGCCTTGAATGCCGCGGTAGAGGCCGCACGGGCCGGTGAGCAGGGCCGTGGTTTTGCGGTGGTGGCATCCGAAGTGCGGTCCCTCGCGGGGCGCTCGGCCGAAGCCGCCAAGGAGATCAAGCAGTTGATCAACGCCAGCGTGGAGCGTGTGGAAAAGGGCACGGCCCTGGTGGACCAGGCCGGCGAAACCATGACCGAAGTGGTCAGCTCCATCAAGCGTGTGACTGACATCATGGGTGAGATCAGCGCCGCCAGCAATGAGCAGTCTATGGGTGTGTCCCAGGTCGGAGAAGCGGTGACCCAAATGGACCAGGCCACACAACAAAATGCGGCCCTGGTCGAAGAAATGGCCGCTGCCGCCAGCAGCCTCAAGGGTCAGGCGCAGGACCTGGTGCAGGTGGTAGCGGTGTTCAAGCTACGCTCCGACGGCGGTGGCCACAGCGGCCGAACCAGCACACCGGGTGGCTCAGCGCCGCGGCTGCCCCGCTGA